A genome region from Paralichthys olivaceus isolate ysfri-2021 chromosome 6, ASM2471397v2, whole genome shotgun sequence includes the following:
- the LOC138410496 gene encoding tumor necrosis factor receptor superfamily member 14-like isoform X1 has product MNLRSKHLEAASLLILLIKVFCVNTLTCPPTEYQIGNRCCSFCPPGNRVETHCRFRSTSCLPCEKDTFMNLPTARRMCFPCTTCGPDSGLKINTSCTATTDSLCEPLEGFYCTDRTRNNCAAAKKHTQCKPGQFIKHRGTALTDSECSDCSDGTFSDGTRTSCQAHTQCESPKPQLKRPGTTSTDAECENTSLIVTVGIITSVVLVFFVLSAIAFVFWKRKICHSGKKRNPTEVRLFSLFHSVCSDSVYMFSA; this is encoded by the exons ATGAATTTGAGAAGTAAACATTTGGAAGCTGCATCTTTGTTG ATACTTTTGATCAAAGTCTTCTGTGTGAATACTCTGACTTGTCCTCCAACTGAGTATCAGATAGGGAACAGATGCTGTTCTTTCTGTCCACCTG gAAATCGTGTTGAAACACACTGCAGGTTCAGGAGCACTTCCTGTCTGCCCTGTGAGAAGGACACCTTCATGAATCTTCCCACTGCACGTAGAATGTGTTTTCCCTGCACGACCTGTGGTCCAG ATTCTGGTCTGAAGATAAACACTTCAtgcacagcaacaacagatTCACTTTGTGAACCTCTGGAAGGATTCTACTGTACAGACCGCACAAGGAAcaactgtgcagcagcaaagaaacacacacaatgtaaaccAGGGCAGTTCATCAAACATAGAG gaACAGCCCTCACAGACTCTGAATGCTCTGACTGCAGTGATGGAACATTTTCTGATGGGACCCGTACATCttgtcaagcacacacaca ATGTGAATCACCAAAACCTCAGCTGAAGCGACCAGGAACAACTTCAACTGatgctgaatgtgaaaatacCAGTTTAATTGTCACAGTGGGAATCATCACTTCagtggttttggttttttttgttttatctgccATCGCCTTCGTTTTCTGGAAGAGGAAAATATGTCATTCAG gaaaaaaaagaaatcccacAGAGGTACgtttgttctctctttttcacagtGTATGTTCTGACTCTGTGTATATGTTCAGTGCTTGA
- the LOC138410496 gene encoding tumor necrosis factor receptor superfamily member 14-like isoform X2 has product MNLRSKHLEAASLLILLIKVFCVNTLTCPPTEYQIGNRCCSFCPPGNRVETHCRFRSTSCLPCEKDTFMNLPTARRMCFPCTTCGPDSGLKINTSCTATTDSLCEPLEGFYCTDRTRNNCAAAKKHTQCKPGQFIKHRGTALTDSECSDCSDGTFSDGTRTSCQAHTQCESPKPQLKRPGTTSTDAECENTSLIVTVGIITSVVLVFFVLSAIAFVFWKRKICHSGKKRNPTEKGNTAGGEAVNMMERT; this is encoded by the exons ATGAATTTGAGAAGTAAACATTTGGAAGCTGCATCTTTGTTG ATACTTTTGATCAAAGTCTTCTGTGTGAATACTCTGACTTGTCCTCCAACTGAGTATCAGATAGGGAACAGATGCTGTTCTTTCTGTCCACCTG gAAATCGTGTTGAAACACACTGCAGGTTCAGGAGCACTTCCTGTCTGCCCTGTGAGAAGGACACCTTCATGAATCTTCCCACTGCACGTAGAATGTGTTTTCCCTGCACGACCTGTGGTCCAG ATTCTGGTCTGAAGATAAACACTTCAtgcacagcaacaacagatTCACTTTGTGAACCTCTGGAAGGATTCTACTGTACAGACCGCACAAGGAAcaactgtgcagcagcaaagaaacacacacaatgtaaaccAGGGCAGTTCATCAAACATAGAG gaACAGCCCTCACAGACTCTGAATGCTCTGACTGCAGTGATGGAACATTTTCTGATGGGACCCGTACATCttgtcaagcacacacaca ATGTGAATCACCAAAACCTCAGCTGAAGCGACCAGGAACAACTTCAACTGatgctgaatgtgaaaatacCAGTTTAATTGTCACAGTGGGAATCATCACTTCagtggttttggttttttttgttttatctgccATCGCCTTCGTTTTCTGGAAGAGGAAAATATGTCATTCAG gaaaaaaaagaaatcccacAGAG AAGGgaaacacagctggaggagaagctgtGAATATGATGGAGAGAACATAa